A single genomic interval of Brevundimonas diminuta harbors:
- a CDS encoding energy transducer TonB yields the protein MTELDDPKPQKTRLRRWRMAGIFVAVAVAEIGLFLFLGQVRGPSPTPVLEPPPFEVVLYDPPPLISNEPPAPETGGGAPAAPSVIHTPPPPPKERPREVPAPPVKAPEPAPVVGVAPAPSPQPGFGQGGQGTGSGSGVGSGSGPGSGSTGPRLVNGPTIGQIRANHPPGARSRYGRVELSCVIRLDSRLDGCRVVQETPPGLGFGAAGLQVSGYFRFQPPTEDGRPVEGQRVTVGVDFGRPPNRG from the coding sequence ATGACTGAGTTGGATGATCCCAAGCCCCAGAAGACCCGCCTGCGTCGCTGGCGCATGGCGGGCATATTCGTCGCCGTTGCGGTCGCCGAGATCGGCCTGTTCCTGTTTCTGGGGCAGGTGAGGGGACCGTCCCCGACGCCTGTGTTAGAGCCGCCGCCGTTCGAGGTCGTGCTCTACGATCCGCCGCCGCTCATTTCCAACGAACCACCGGCGCCCGAGACCGGCGGCGGCGCGCCCGCTGCGCCATCCGTCATTCACACGCCGCCGCCTCCGCCCAAGGAACGCCCGCGCGAAGTTCCGGCGCCGCCCGTCAAGGCGCCGGAACCCGCCCCCGTCGTCGGGGTCGCGCCGGCGCCGTCGCCGCAACCCGGCTTTGGCCAGGGCGGGCAGGGGACAGGCAGCGGATCCGGCGTCGGCTCTGGATCCGGCCCCGGTAGCGGCTCGACCGGACCGCGTCTGGTCAACGGGCCCACCATCGGCCAGATTCGCGCCAACCACCCGCCCGGCGCCCGCAGCCGTTACGGTCGTGTCGAACTGTCCTGCGTCATTCGTTTGGACAGCCGGCTGGACGGTTGCCGCGTCGTTCAAGAGACGCCCCCCGGTCTGGGCTTCGGCGCGGCCGGCTTGCAGGTGTCCGGCTATTTCCGCTTCCAGCCGCCGACCGAAGACGGTCGACCGGTCGAGGGCCAGCGGGTCACCGTCGGCGTCGATTTCGGCCGCCCGCCGAACAGAGGTTGA